The nucleotide window GTTTTTACACCCCTTGTATATTTTACAAGCCGGAACTCATCTAAAGGATGAAACTTCACAAAAATATAATTAGGAAACATCTGTTCAACGACTTCAACGAACCGGCCATTTTTGTACTTTTTCAATTTCAATTTTGGTGCAAGCACTTCAATACCACCACCGGCAAGGTTTGAAGCAGCCCTGTCTTCGTTCCTCGGTTTTGTATTCACTGCAAACCAATATTTCATTCTCCTATAATAGTATTAACCGGGCAAATTATCAAGCTAAAGGCAGCGGGTACATTGGAAACATCTTGACATATTTATGAATATTTTAATAAAATCAGCTTATGGAGATAAAAATTCTTGGATGTTACGGCAACTCAGTAAAAAATTTCAGAACTACCTCCTACCTTATTAACGAATCATTGTTATTAGATGCCGGCACAGTAACGGAACCTCTTGATGATAAGCAGTTAAAAAAAATCAAGCATATACTGATAAGCCACACCCATCTCGACCACATAAAAGACCTGGTATTTCTTGTCGATGAGCTGGTAATGATGGGAGAATTCAACATTGACTTGATAAGCGTAAAACAAATTCTTGAAATTATTTCAGACAACCTTTTCAACAACCGGCTGTGGCCTGACTTTACTGTTATCCCTTCTGAAAAGAATGCTATCATCAAACTACGCGAGATTGAACTGGAACAGTATACAAACATAAACGGCATTACCGTAAAACCCATATTGATGACACATACCGTATACACAGTCGGATACGTTATTAAAGAGGGTACCAGAGGTTTTATGTTCACCTCCGATACGGGTCCCACAAAAAGATTCTGGGAGATTGCACGGGAAGAAGAGGGGATCGAATTTATCATAGCCGATGTGTCATTCCCGAATCGCTTGGAATCACTGGCAAAACTATCGGGGCACATGACACTGTCAATGCTCATTGACCA belongs to Pseudomonadota bacterium and includes:
- a CDS encoding 3',5'-cyclic-nucleotide phosphodiesterase gives rise to the protein MEIKILGCYGNSVKNFRTTSYLINESLLLDAGTVTEPLDDKQLKKIKHILISHTHLDHIKDLVFLVDELVMMGEFNIDLISVKQILEIISDNLFNNRLWPDFTVIPSEKNAIIKLREIELEQYTNINGITVKPILMTHTVYTVGYVIKEGTRGFMFTSDTGPTKRFWEIAREEEGIEFIIADVSFPNRLESLAKLSGHMTLSMLIDHLDRYGLGKMPIYINHIKPIFLDEIFSELSLSKRGNIKPLEQGSQITL